A window from Sus scrofa isolate TJ Tabasco breed Duroc chromosome 2, Sscrofa11.1, whole genome shotgun sequence encodes these proteins:
- the LOC110259412 gene encoding skin secretory protein xP2-like — MVRARELTPASRPSPAGLSEGAPAPLPTAKGAPFPDAAHRAARRPPESGGERVRGAPGCGWGAFSAPTTALPAEQSPYSPRRPRGEWPREGARPAAASPKVAEARAPAVGWRDATRCSLRKTVLGQLAPGDRR; from the coding sequence ATGGTGAGGGCGCGGGAGCTCACCCCTGCCTCGCGGCCATCTCCCGCCGGCTTGTCCGAGGGCGCGCCCGCTCCGCTCCCGACGGCCAAGGGCGCCCCCTTTCCTGACGCAGCGCACAGGGCAGCCCGTCGGCCTCCGGAGAGCGGCGGCGAGCGGGTCCGAGGAGCACCGGGCTGCGGCTGGGGCGCGTTCTCTGCCCCGACCACCGCCCTCCCCGCCGAGCAAAGCCCCTACAGTCCCCGACGCCCGCGTGGAGAGTGGCCCAGAGAAGGCGCCCGGCCCGCCGCTGCTTCGCCCAAAGTTGCGGAAGCCCGAGCCCCCGCGGTGGGCTGGAGAGACGCGACGCGCTGCAGCTTGAGGAAGACTGTCCTCGGGCAACTGGCTCCAGGAGACAGAAG